The Zalophus californianus isolate mZalCal1 chromosome 8, mZalCal1.pri.v2, whole genome shotgun sequence genome has a segment encoding these proteins:
- the LOC113938190 gene encoding LOW QUALITY PROTEIN: DDB1- and CUL4-associated factor 13-like (The sequence of the model RefSeq protein was modified relative to this genomic sequence to represent the inferred CDS: inserted 1 base in 1 codon; substituted 1 base at 1 genomic stop codon): MKVKMLSRNPDNYVGETKLDLQRVPRTYDPTLHHFEVPREYIRASNATKLERVFAKPFLASLDGHQDGVNCLAKHPKSLATVLSGACDGEVRIWNLTKQKCIHTIQAHEGFVRGICTCFCGTSFFTVGDDKPVKQWKMDGPGYGEEEEPLHTILGQTVYMGIDHYWKXAVFGTCGQQVDIWDEQRTSPVCSMTWGFDSISSVKFNPIETFLLGSCASDRNIVLYDMRQATPLKKVILDMRTNTICWNPMETFIFTAANEDYNLYTFDMHALDTPVMVHMDHVSAVLNVDYSPTGKEFVSASFDKSIHIFPVDKXRSREVYHTKRMQHIICVKWTSDSKYIMCGSDEMNICLWKANASEKLGGLTSREKAAKDYNQKLKEKFQHHPHIKRIARHQHLPKSIYSQIQEQRIMKEARRQKEVNRVKHSEPGSVSIVSKKKHIVAVVK, translated from the exons ATGAAGGTGAAGATGCTGAGCCGGAACCCAGACAACTATGTCGGTGAAACCAAGCTGGACTTACAAAGAGTTCCAAGAACCTATGATCCTACCTTACATCATTTTGAGGTCCCACGAGAATACATAAGAGCTTCAAATGCTACCAAACTGGAACGGGTATTTGCAAAACCATTCCTTGCTTCTCTGGATGGTCACCAAGATGGAGTCAATTGCTTGGCAAAGCATCCAAAGAGCCTGGCTACTGTCCTATCTGGGGCATGTGATGGAGAGGTTAGAATTTGGAACTTGACTAAACAAAAATGTATCCATACAATACAAGCACATGAAGGTTTTGTACGAGGGATATGTACTTGTTTTTGTGGGACTTCTTTTTTTACTGTTGGTGATGACAAACCTGTGAAGCAGTGGAAAATGGATGGACCAGGCTATGGAGAAGAGGAGGAACCACTGCATACAATATTAGGACAGACAGTGTATATGGGAATTGATCATTACTGGAAATAAGCTGTTTTTGGCACATGTGGACAGCAAGTGGACATTTGGGATGAACAAAGGACAAGTCCTGTATGTTCAATGACCTGGGGATTCGACAGTATAAGTAGTGTTAAATTTAACCCAATTGAGACATTTCTCTTGGGAAGTTGTGCTTCTGACAGGAATATAGTACTATATGATATGAGGCAAGCTACTCCCCTGAAAAAGGTCATCTTAGATATGAGAACAAATACAATTTGTTGGAACCCTATggaaactttcatttttactgcAGCAAATGAAGATTACAACTTGTATACTTTTGATATGCATGCACTGGACACTCCTGTAATGGTACATATGGATCATGTATCTGCGGTGCTTAATGTAGATTATTCTCCCACTGGGAAAGAGTTTGTGTCTGCTAGTTTTGATAAATCTATTCATATCTTTCCTGTGGACA GTAGAAGCAGGGAAGTCTATCACACAAAGAGAATGCAACATATTATCTGTGTAAAATGGACTTCTGACAGCAAATATATTATGTGTGGATCTGACGAAATGAACATTTGTCTATGGAAAGCTAATGCTTCTGAAAAATTGGGTGGGCTTACATCACGAGAAAAAGCAGCCAAAGATTACAACCAGAAGTTGAAGGAGAAATTTCAACATCATCCTCATATAAAACGCATTGCTCGTCACCAGCATCTACCAAAATCTATCTACAGCCAGATCCAGGAACAGCGCATCATGAAGGAAGCTCGCCGACAAAAGGAGGTGAATCGTGTCAAACATAGCGAGCCTGGATCTGTATCAATTGTGTCAAAGAAGAAACACATAGTCGCAGTTGTGAAATAA